A genome region from Bombus pyrosoma isolate SC7728 linkage group LG14, ASM1482585v1, whole genome shotgun sequence includes the following:
- the LOC122574923 gene encoding ATP-binding cassette sub-family G member 4-like: protein MCQRVILLSLPKADSIDIQFTNLTCEVKGNYFGSLKKILKGVSGTFKSGELSAIMGLSGAGKSTLLNILTGFQRGKWTGEINYIGNQGKQSWKQYKKQSCYIQQDDHLLPLFTVWETMWMASNLKIGNSLSLKAKEMLIDEMLENLDLSSTKETRCNQLSGGQKKRLSIALELLDNPPVMFLDEPTTGLDSLSSHQCIRLLQSLAKAGRTIICTIHQPSAATYEMFDTVYLLADGRCMYEGATKNTVAYFSSIGLHCPMYHNPADYMIEIISKEYGDFNDQLAHLANNREKSWRLNTSQIQSTEVNNSTNVTKASVLIQSPSEFEKFFVLIRRFMIQLFRDWTVTYLKILAHFVVGVLLGLLYTDAGHDGSKTLSNVGFFMVSCTYLSYTSMMPAVFKFPSEMMTLKKERFNNWYQLRTYFVASLICNLPIQVFYAFVYSGTSYFLSGQPLDVNRFLMYLMVAIMVTLISDSFGVLIGILTNPVNGTFVGAVSLCTMLSLSGFLAHFSHMPRILFYSSYLSHIKYGVHALVHAIYGFNREKLSCPKIYCHYSMPSTLMTDLSMTDGKYWFDIFLLFCGFLLCRIIVYLSLKRKLARA, encoded by the coding sequence ATGTGTCAACGAGTGATATTGCTAAGTTTGCCGAAAGCTGACTCGATCGATATCCAGTTTACTAATCTCACCTGCGAGGTGAAGGGTAACTATTTCGGTTCGTTGAAGAAGATCCTGAAAGGGGTTAGTGGAACCTTCAAGTCCGGAGAACTGTCGGCCATAATGGGACTGTCTGGTGCTGGAAAATCAACTTTGTTGAACATTCTGACGGGATTTCAGAGAGGCAAGTGGACAGGAGAGATCAACTACATCGGCAATCAGGGAAAACAAAGTTGGAAACAATACAAGAAGCAGTCGTGTTACATTCAACAGGACGATCATTTGTTGCCATTGTTCACCGTGTGGGAGACCATGTGGATGgcaagtaatttaaaaatcggtAACAGTCTGAGCCTAAAGGCTAAGGAAATGCTGATCGACGAGATGTTGGAAAATTTGGATCTGAGCAGTACGAAGGAAACTAGATGCAATCAATTGAGCGGCGGACAAAAGAAGAGGCTTAGCATCGCGTTAGAGTTGCTGGACAATCCACCGGTGATGTTCCTCGACGAACCAACAACCGGCCTTGACTCTTTATCCTCTCACCAGTGTATCAGATTGCTGCAAAGCCTGGCCAAGGCCGGTAGAACTATCATCTGCACGATTCATCAACCTAGTGCGGCCACCTACGAGATGTTCGACACCGTCTATCTTCTGGCTGATGGTAGATGTATGTACGAAGGAGCTACGAAGAACACGGTCGCGTACTTTTCCAGTATTGGACTTCACTGTCCCATGTATCACAACCCAGCTGACTATATGATCGAAATAATAAGCAAGGAATACGGAGATTTCAACGATCAGTTGGCACATCTAGCCAACAATAGGGAGAAGTCGTGGCGATTGAACACCTCGCAGATCCAAAGTACAGAAGTTAACAATAGTACGAACGTAACAAAAGCCAGTGTACTGATCCAATCACCGTCAGAATTCGAGAAGTTTTTCGTGTTGATACGACGGTTTATGATCCAATTGTTCCGAGACTGGACGGTCACCTACCTAAAGATACTCGCTCATTTCGTAGTAGGCGTGTTGCTAGGTCTCTTGTACACGGATGCTGGCCATGACGGAAGCAAGACTCTTAGCAACGTTGGATTTTTCATGGTCAGTTGCACATATCTGAGCTACACGAGCATGATGCCGGCGGTGTTCAAGTTTCCCTCGGAGATGATGAcgttgaaaaaggaaagattcAATAACTGGTACCAGCTAAGAACGTATTTCGTGGCCTCGCTTATATGCAACTTGCCTATACAGGTATTTTACGCCTTCGTCTACAGTGGTACTTCTTATTTCCTGAGTGGACAACCTTTGGACGTCAACAGGTTTCTTATGTATTTAATGGTGGCCATTATGGTTACGCTAATATCGGATAGCTTTGGTGTTTTGATAGGCATTCTAACGAATCCTGTAAATGGAACGTTCGTAGGTGCCGTATCACTTTGCACTATGTTAAGCCTGTCGGGCTTCTTGGCTCATTTCAGCCATATGCCACGTATTTTGTTCTATAGTAGCTACCTAAGCCACATCAAATATGGGGTGCACGCGTTAGTTCACGCGATCTACGGTTTCAATCGTGAGAAGCTATCCTGTCCGAAAATCTACTGCCACTATAGCATGCCTAGCACGTTGATGACAGACCTGTCAATGACGGACGGCAAGTATTGGTTCGATATCTTCCTGTTGTTCTGCGGCTTCTTGCTCTGCAGAATCATCGTCTATCTTTCTCTCAAGAGGAAACTCGCCAGAGCATGA